Genomic segment of Candidatus Omnitrophota bacterium:
GAAAGAGGCCGCTCGCTATAACAAAGACCAGAAATACCACGAGCCAGTTGCCAAGCGTCCGAGGGTATCCCAGGAAAGTCAGTATGTACACGGCCTTGCCCGTAAGCGGACTTATCCCCTGGAGGTCCGGATGCATGAAGAGGTCCACTATCGGGCCTACGGCAAAGAGAGAGAGGGCGCTCGATATCCCCACGGCCAGCAGGAGCAGCGTATTAGCGCCCAGAAGGACCGGGAATTTTTTGCATATCTCATGTATGAATTTAAATGCTCTCATATAGATTATTGGTCTAACAGACCCCTGTTATCCCTTAGAAATTGCGCACCTACCCTTGCCAGAGAGACCCCGTTCGGCTGGTACGACCTGAAGACCTTCCAGAAACGCGCCTGCAGTTCGTCATCCTCCGGGGCGGGGGTCCATCTCTTATCGAGCCTGGCATCCATCTCCGTCGCAAGATCCGATATCTCGCCGGCTGTGTTGTCGATCACCTCTATGCCGTTCTTTTCATAGTCGCTTGTATACAAAAAGGATGCGGCGCCGGATCCGAATATCTCCCTGAATGTCATAAGACGCTTCTCTTTACGCAGCCATAATTTTTTGAATATATAAAGATCTGACGGGCTGGCTGTATGCATATAGCCTACGGGCAGAAAGTTGACATACGCTATGGGGGTCCTGAATATCCTGGGGACCTCAAGATAACCGGCGGTGGAGCCCAGGAAGAACCTGCATCGCGACGGAAGAAATATATCCATAAAATCGCTGCGATATCCGGAGGCATAATCTATTATGCGCCCGTTCCCGGTCTTTATGGGATCCTCCACAACGGCGCCCATCCTTACGGCATAATACCCCCCGGCCGCCAGGCGCTCCATGGCCGGAAGATATGTCTTTATATCCGAATTCCTGTGGTCGTGGTATGTCCAGTAAGTGGTCGGATAGACGGTATCGAGATAAGCCGTATCCCTGGAATGGAAACAGACGAAGGCGCCGTCCCCGGGTATACCCATCCTGCGAAGCGCTGAATATCCTCTCGATTCCTCTTCCGCCGTGAACCGCAGATGCGGTTTCGTCTTATAGATGAGGGCATGACTGTCGTAGATCTTGTGGAGGGAGATATCGTGATGCCTCCATCCGGGTATCCACCTGTTCGCCTGATGCAGGTAATAGATAAGGGACGAGACCGGCAATAGCCGCTTCCACATCCGCGCAAGCTGACGGTTACATACAGATCTCTGGAAATAAAAGAGATCGACGGTACGAGGCCCTTTATGCCAGAGGCCGGCGTCCCTTTCGCAGAGATATATCTCTGTATTGGCGGCAAAGTGGCCTATGCGGGGACTGAACAAAAATCCGAAGCGTATGACCGCCCATGGCCGCACGATGCGCACGACCAGGATGGCCGGTATGCATATCAGGAAGAGAGGAACGCACAAAACATACAATATCCTGTCACGTGTCTGACGGAATATGTGCCCTGCCCTCCCC
This window contains:
- a CDS encoding TIGR04372 family glycosyltransferase; the protein is MKKIIDRLRRGRAGHIFRQTRDRILYVLCVPLFLICIPAILVVRIVRPWAVIRFGFLFSPRIGHFAANTEIYLCERDAGLWHKGPRTVDLFYFQRSVCNRQLARMWKRLLPVSSLIYYLHQANRWIPGWRHHDISLHKIYDSHALIYKTKPHLRFTAEEESRGYSALRRMGIPGDGAFVCFHSRDTAYLDTVYPTTYWTYHDHRNSDIKTYLPAMERLAAGGYYAVRMGAVVEDPIKTGNGRIIDYASGYRSDFMDIFLPSRCRFFLGSTAGYLEVPRIFRTPIAYVNFLPVGYMHTASPSDLYIFKKLWLRKEKRLMTFREIFGSGAASFLYTSDYEKNGIEVIDNTAGEISDLATEMDARLDKRWTPAPEDDELQARFWKVFRSYQPNGVSLARVGAQFLRDNRGLLDQ